The following coding sequences lie in one Salmo salar chromosome ssa13, Ssal_v3.1, whole genome shotgun sequence genomic window:
- the foxr1 gene encoding forkhead box protein R1 isoform X1 — protein MRMSLQFQTRSRFLELHLSNSLNDWDMDEEIKLTTTTDQFYQAGDKQNDQYLVQWQYARISRRKDDLSFQNYQKSDSPIQPNLWLMVNPNLACPIKYPKKVTKILSPKVPLKHLAPVPKSTVPHVKPKSIPNVLPVSPTEDICLADSLHDASSSECMLTDEDDASSVDVHVCRKVKTARNAKAPKGGPRKLSLAQSKRLQRVLQDSNNLKSGAWLRPPVNYCVLIAMAIGSSRTGSLNVQQIYNFTREHFPFFQTAPDGWKNTIRHNLCFSNSFRKTPQQVCSEGKRKSCLWHLTLEGRRRLRDEIHTLTGDSYKVLKRSMNNPDMIQTLFAL, from the exons ATGAGAATGTCTCTACAATTCCAAACTCGAAGCCGGTTTCTTGAGCTCCATCTTTCAAACAGCCTTAACGACTGGGATATGGATGAAGAGATCAAGCTGACCACAACAACTGACCAATTTTACCAAG CAGGAGACAAACAGAATGATCAGTATCTGGTTCAGTGGCAGTATGCAAGAATATCGAGAAGAAAGGACGACCTCTCTTTTCAAAACTATCAGAAATCAG ACTCTCCAATACAGCCAAATCTATGGTTAATGGTCAACCCCAACCTTGCCTGCCCAATTAAGTATCCCAAAAAAGTAACAAAGATATTGAGTCCCAAGGTGCCACTGAAACACCTGGCACCAGTACCCAAGTCCACAGTCCCCCATGTCAAACCCAAGTCTATCCCAAATGTGCTTCCAGTTTCACCTACTGAGGATATCTGCTTAGCTGACTCTCTACATGATGCGTCCTCCAGCGAGTGTATG CTTACAGATGAGGATGACGCCTCTTCGGTGGATGTCCACGTTTGTCGGAAAGTCAAAACTGCCCGCAATGCGAAGGCCCCTAAGGGTGGACCACGAAAGCTTAGTCTGGCCCAAAGCAAGCGCCTCCAGCGGGTCCTTCAAGACAGCAACAACCTGAAGAGCGGAGCCTGGCTGCGTCCCCCTGTCAACTACTGCGTCTTAATCGCCATGGCTATTGGCAGCAGCCGCACTGGCAGCCTCAATGTCCAGCAGATCTATAACTTCACAAG AGAGCACTTCCCATTCTTCCAGACAGCCCCTGACGGCTGGAAGAACACTATTCGCCACAACCTGTGTTTCAGCAACAGCTTTCGTAAGACCCCACAGCAGGTATGCAGCGAGGGGAAGAGGAAGTCCTGTCTGTGGCACCTGACTCTGGAAGGGCGCCGGAGGCTGAGGGATGAAATCCACACCCTTACCGGGGACTCGTACAAAGTGTTGAAGAGAAGCATGAATAATCCTG ATATGATTCAGACTTTGTTCGCTTTATGA
- the foxr1 gene encoding forkhead box protein R1 isoform X2: MRMSLQFQTRSRFLELHLSNSLNDWDMDEEIKLTTTTDQFYQGDKQNDQYLVQWQYARISRRKDDLSFQNYQKSDSPIQPNLWLMVNPNLACPIKYPKKVTKILSPKVPLKHLAPVPKSTVPHVKPKSIPNVLPVSPTEDICLADSLHDASSSECMLTDEDDASSVDVHVCRKVKTARNAKAPKGGPRKLSLAQSKRLQRVLQDSNNLKSGAWLRPPVNYCVLIAMAIGSSRTGSLNVQQIYNFTREHFPFFQTAPDGWKNTIRHNLCFSNSFRKTPQQVCSEGKRKSCLWHLTLEGRRRLRDEIHTLTGDSYKVLKRSMNNPDMIQTLFAL, encoded by the exons ATGAGAATGTCTCTACAATTCCAAACTCGAAGCCGGTTTCTTGAGCTCCATCTTTCAAACAGCCTTAACGACTGGGATATGGATGAAGAGATCAAGCTGACCACAACAACTGACCAATTTTACCAAG GAGACAAACAGAATGATCAGTATCTGGTTCAGTGGCAGTATGCAAGAATATCGAGAAGAAAGGACGACCTCTCTTTTCAAAACTATCAGAAATCAG ACTCTCCAATACAGCCAAATCTATGGTTAATGGTCAACCCCAACCTTGCCTGCCCAATTAAGTATCCCAAAAAAGTAACAAAGATATTGAGTCCCAAGGTGCCACTGAAACACCTGGCACCAGTACCCAAGTCCACAGTCCCCCATGTCAAACCCAAGTCTATCCCAAATGTGCTTCCAGTTTCACCTACTGAGGATATCTGCTTAGCTGACTCTCTACATGATGCGTCCTCCAGCGAGTGTATG CTTACAGATGAGGATGACGCCTCTTCGGTGGATGTCCACGTTTGTCGGAAAGTCAAAACTGCCCGCAATGCGAAGGCCCCTAAGGGTGGACCACGAAAGCTTAGTCTGGCCCAAAGCAAGCGCCTCCAGCGGGTCCTTCAAGACAGCAACAACCTGAAGAGCGGAGCCTGGCTGCGTCCCCCTGTCAACTACTGCGTCTTAATCGCCATGGCTATTGGCAGCAGCCGCACTGGCAGCCTCAATGTCCAGCAGATCTATAACTTCACAAG AGAGCACTTCCCATTCTTCCAGACAGCCCCTGACGGCTGGAAGAACACTATTCGCCACAACCTGTGTTTCAGCAACAGCTTTCGTAAGACCCCACAGCAGGTATGCAGCGAGGGGAAGAGGAAGTCCTGTCTGTGGCACCTGACTCTGGAAGGGCGCCGGAGGCTGAGGGATGAAATCCACACCCTTACCGGGGACTCGTACAAAGTGTTGAAGAGAAGCATGAATAATCCTG ATATGATTCAGACTTTGTTCGCTTTATGA